Below is a window of bacterium DNA.
CCAGCACATCGATCAGATCGATGAAGATGAAGCTCTCGTGATTGACGTCGACGGTACGGACGGGCTCGACAAGGCGCGTGGCCTCGCGATTGCTGATTCCGCCACCCCGGAGCCGCCGCGGGAGATCCACTCGAGCGATCTCGAACTGGGCCGAAACCTCCTCCTGATCGGAAGCACGGACGGCGAACATCCGCCGAATTCCCCGAGCCGCCTCGACACGCTGCTGGTCTCACCCCTTGCCTGGTTGCTCGATCGCGCCCATCTCCAGCCGCGCGAATGGGCACCAGAAGATTTCGGCCCGTTGATTCAGGGAACCCTCGCTCACGCGGTATTCGAGGGGCTCTTCGTCCCCGACTCCTCCCTTCCTTCTGAAGATGCAATCCGGAAGCAGATACCGGCTCTGCTGGGTGAGGCCATCGAAGCCAATGCCGCGTTTGCCGCCGGGAACACGTGGGGAATCGAGCGTTTCCGGCTGGAGCAAGACCTCGAAGAGGCCGCTCTCGCGTGGCGGCGCATGCTGGACGGGCTGGGCGCTCGCATCCTTGCCTGCGAGGTGACACTCAAGGGCACGCTCCCCCAGGTGGAGACCAATGCAAATGGCGGTCGCCCGCTCCCCCTGCGCGGCACGGCCGACGTCGTCTTGCAGCACCCGGACGGATCGCTCAGCGTCGTCGACTACAAAAAGAGCAGCTCTGGCGGTCGGCGCACACGCATGGAATCCGCGTTCGATCTTCAGGCGTCGCTCTACCGTGCCATGCTCGAAACCGGCGGGCCAGAAGGAGCGGAACACCCGTCGCTTCGAGAGGCAGCCAAGAGGGCGCCACGCATCGACGTCCTCTACTACACGCTCAACGACCAGACCGCATTGTCAGACGGTCCTTCGCGACAAGGAACTGGCCTCGCCCAATTCGAAACATTCGGAAACGATGTGTCGAAGGGCGCACTCGACAGGCTGAAGGAGCAAGTCGCCAAGGTTGCGAGAGGCCGTGTGTGCCTGAACCACGAAGAGGACGACAAGACCTTCCAGAAGAACTGGGGCATCAAAATATACGCTCTGGAAGACAACCCGCTCCTGCGGATCTTCCTGCACCGCAGAGGCGCAGCCCAGGAGGAATCCCCGTGAGCCTTCCGATGCGGACGATCATTCCGGCAGGCGCTGGTTCCGGAAAGACGTACCGGATCCAGAAATCGCTGGCCGAATGGGTGAACGACGAACTCGTCGCTCCCGAACGAATCGCTGCCGTTACCTACACCGAAGCCGCTGCTGCGGAGTTGCGTGGGCGGATCCGCGGTGAACTGGTGTCTTCGGGGCGGCTCGATTCGGCCCTCAGCCTCGACCGCGCATACATCTCGACGATTCACGGCTTCGGGTCACGGCTGCTGCGCGAGTTCGCGTTCGAGGCTGGAGTATCGCCCGCGCCGCGGCTTCTCACGGACGACGAGGCGGGGTTTCTGATCGGCGTCGAACTCGCCGCAACGAGCGAACTCGACTTCGTCATGCATCACCTGGGTCACTTCGGATACACCTACGACTTTGGGAGCAAGCAATCGGCTGAAGCTTCCCTTCGCAGGCGCGTCGCTGAAGTCATCAAGAAACTGCGCGAAATTGGCCACGGATCGCGCGGGGCAAGCGAAGTTGTCCATCTCGCAGATGCCAGCGAAGCGTTTCTCCGAAAGCTGTATGGGCCAACCTGTGATGCGGCCCGCTGCGAGCAACGTTTGCGAGGCGCCGTAGAAGAAATCCGCGGGCGCTTCCCAGATAGCCTCGTGCCGCAGTTCGAGGGCAACGACGCAGCGACCAAAGCGTTCCGGAAGGATCACCGGGCCCTCGCGCAGGCCGCGGAAGGGGATCGCCTCTCGAACGATTGGAGTCTCTGGAAGTCGCTCTCCAAGCTGCGGATCAGCGTGCGAGGTGGGCCAACTCCCGAAGGTTACGATGAACTCGCCTCGGAAGTGATGGAGGCTGCCGCCCAGCTCGCACATCATCCCGGGCCGCTCGAGGACGCGATCCATCATCTCCGCAGTTTGATCCGTGCAGCCGACGAATCTCTCGCTCGCTTCGGCGAAGCCAAACGCCGGCGCGGCCTCGTCGACTACACCGACATGATCGCCGAACCCTGGCAGCTTCTTGCAGAGCGAAGCGATGTGGTGAAGGCACTCAGCAGTCGCATCGATTGCCTGGTGATCGACGAGTTCCAAGACACCAACCCGCTCCAATTCGCCCTTCTCTGGCGCCTCCACGACGCAGGCATTCCGGCACTCGTGGTGGGCGACATCAAGCAGGCGATCATGGGGTTCCAAGGCGCCGACCCAAGACTATTCGAACAGCTCCCCGTCCAATTCCCCGAAAGCACCGACCCCCTTGCCACCAACTGGCGCTCACAAGAAAAACTCCTGGCCTTCTTGAACTGCGTCGGTAAGGGGCTGTTCAATGAGGACTACGTAACCCTCGAGAGCCGTGCCGAATTCGAAAGCGAACTCTCTGCTCTCCAGGTCATCGAGGCAGGCGGCAGCAAGGTAAGGAAGGCTGAGTCAGCTCTCCTCATCGAAAGTGTCGCCCGCATCCGGGCTCTCCTGGACGACGAAGAAGCCCGCGTCTGGGACGCCGATCTGAAATGCCATCGCCGCCTGCGCGGCAGCGACATTGCGGTGCTGGCTCCGAAACACGCATCACTCGACACATTCGGAAAGGCCCTTCGCAGCGCCGGAATCCGAGTCCGCCGTCAACAAGACGATTGGATCGATTCCCCGATCGTACGACTCACCTGCCAGGCCTTGGCCTACGTTGCGGACCCAGCCGATCGCCACGCAGCCTTGGCTGTCGCAGTCACCGAACTTGGCCAATCCGAGCTTGGCCCGGCCCTCTCTGCACTCCTCGACGGCACCGCCCTCGACGACCCGGCCCTCACCTGCCTCGACGCAGTCATCGCCGGTGCCTCTGACCGAAGCGTGCCCACGCTGCTCGCCGAACTATGCGAGGCACTCGGCCTCTGGGATCAAATCGCCCGTTGGCCGGATGCCGCTGCCGCGCGAGCCGATCTCCTCAAGCTCCATGCCGACGCCACCCACTTTCACGAAGCGCCGCCGGAGGCCCTTGCGAGCGCCGGAATCCACGGAGCCGGCCCGAAGAGCTTCCTGGCCTGGCTCCCGCTGCATGCCCGCGAAGACCGAAACAAACGGCCCGAGCCCCGCGTCCGCGACGACACTGCCGTCGTCCTCGCCACCTGGCACGCCGCAAAGGGCCGCGAGTGGCCGATCGTGCTCCTCACCGGCCTCGATGAAAAAGTCGAGCCGCGGCTGCCAGACATCACCGTCTGGTTCGAGGACTTCGATGACCTCGACGGCATCCTCGACCGAGCCGCCCTCGAGATCTCTCCGGAGTTCGAATCCCCCGAAGCCAGCGACCGCTTCAAGAAACCCCTCAGACGCCGCGGAAATCGCAACGCTCATCGCCTGCTGTACGTCGCGCTCACCCGGGCCCGCGAGAGCCTGATCCTCCAGTGGCCCGAGTACCTGCGCGAGAAGCTCAAATCCGGTGCCGACGAGGCCAACACCTACTGGTCGCTCCTGCGCGAAGCCGTCGGACTCGAACTCGGGCCCGAGGGCCTGACGGCGGGAGGCGAAACCTACCCTTGCCGTGTCATCCACGCAGAACCCGGAGGAGACGAGCCCCAGGTTCCCGAGGTCGAGCTTCCTTTGCCCACGCTGGGCCGTCGCGCGATCGTTCTCAACGATGCGCCCGATCCGAGTGCCCTTACCCCAGACCAGATCGCTCCCTCTGAGCTGCACGCCGCGGCACTTCCACTTCCGGCTTCTCTCCGAACCGTGAGCTACGCCCAGCCATTCGAAGCAACCCTCCCAGGCAACCCAGCCGAACGCGGCAATCTCCTGCACCGCGCATTCGAAATCCTCTTCGGCCACCCCGAACGACGCGAACTCCTCGCCAGAGGTACCGGCGTGGAGCTACCCGACGACGCCACCGACGCCATCTGCACAGCCGTCGTCGAATTCGAAGAGTGGCTGACCCAAGAACTCAACCCGACCGCGATACGCACCGAGGTCCCGTTCCTGGCCGTCAACGAGAATGGAAGCACCGTCCACGGCGCAATGGA
It encodes the following:
- a CDS encoding UvrD-helicase domain-containing protein, with product MSLPMRTIIPAGAGSGKTYRIQKSLAEWVNDELVAPERIAAVTYTEAAAAELRGRIRGELVSSGRLDSALSLDRAYISTIHGFGSRLLREFAFEAGVSPAPRLLTDDEAGFLIGVELAATSELDFVMHHLGHFGYTYDFGSKQSAEASLRRRVAEVIKKLREIGHGSRGASEVVHLADASEAFLRKLYGPTCDAARCEQRLRGAVEEIRGRFPDSLVPQFEGNDAATKAFRKDHRALAQAAEGDRLSNDWSLWKSLSKLRISVRGGPTPEGYDELASEVMEAAAQLAHHPGPLEDAIHHLRSLIRAADESLARFGEAKRRRGLVDYTDMIAEPWQLLAERSDVVKALSSRIDCLVIDEFQDTNPLQFALLWRLHDAGIPALVVGDIKQAIMGFQGADPRLFEQLPVQFPESTDPLATNWRSQEKLLAFLNCVGKGLFNEDYVTLESRAEFESELSALQVIEAGGSKVRKAESALLIESVARIRALLDDEEARVWDADLKCHRRLRGSDIAVLAPKHASLDTFGKALRSAGIRVRRQQDDWIDSPIVRLTCQALAYVADPADRHAALAVAVTELGQSELGPALSALLDGTALDDPALTCLDAVIAGASDRSVPTLLAELCEALGLWDQIARWPDAAAARADLLKLHADATHFHEAPPEALASAGIHGAGPKSFLAWLPLHAREDRNKRPEPRVRDDTAVVLATWHAAKGREWPIVLLTGLDEKVEPRLPDITVWFEDFDDLDGILDRAALEISPEFESPEASDRFKKPLRRRGNRNAHRLLYVALTRARESLILQWPEYLREKLKSGADEANTYWSLLREAVGLELGPEGLTAGGETYPCRVIHAEPGGDEPQVPEVELPLPTLGRRAIVLNDAPDPSALTPDQIAPSELHAAALPLPASLRTVSYAQPFEATLPGNPAERGNLLHRAFEILFGHPERRELLARGTGVELPDDATDAICTAVVEFEEWLTQELNPTAIRTEVPFLAVNENGSTVHGAMDLLVETSNGSWVFDHKSDQIEDRQERFGVYWPQLEAYAAAVKSAGGLPVRGVAVNWISEGEAMLMEFP